GTCACGGCGGGCGCCCGCGAGTGCGGCGCTGACGTCCTCGACGCGGGGATGGTCGCGACGCCGACGCTCGCTCGCGCCGTCGGTCGCGAGGACGCCAACGCGGGGGTCGTGGTGACGGCCTCACACAACCCGCCGGAGGACAACGGGCTCAAACTCTGGAACCCCTCCGGACAGGCGTTCGACGCCGCCCAGTGCGAGCGGATCGAGGGCCGGATCGGGTCGGACGAGTACGATCTCGGCAGGTGGGACGAGGGCGGGACCCGAACGATCGTCGAGGACGCCACCGAGCGCCACGCCGAGGAACTCGTCGAGGCGGTCGGCGGAGCGGGCTCCCTCGACGGGCTCTCGGTCGTCGTCGACCTGGGCAACGGCGCGGGCGGCGTCACCGTCACCGCTCTCGAACGCCTCGGCTGTGACGTCGAGGCGATGAACGCCGACCCCGACGGGAGCTTCCCGAACCGGCCCTCGGAGCCGACCGCTGAGAACTGCGAGGGGCTCTGTGAACGGGTCACCGAAACCGATGCGGACCTCGGGATCGCCCACGACGGCGACGCCGACCGGACCATGGCCGTCGACGAGCGGGGGCGGTTCGTCCCGAAGGACGTGCTGCTCGCGCTGTTCGCGCGCGAGGCCGCGAGCGAGGGGACCCGCGTCGCCGTCCCGGTCGATACGAGCCTCGTCGTCGAGGACGAACTCGCGAA
The nucleotide sequence above comes from Halalkalicoccus sp. NIPERK01. Encoded proteins:
- the glmM gene encoding phosphoglucosamine mutase, with protein sequence MSLFGTSGIRGPVGDVVTGDLALSVGRAVATEGADRIVIGRDPRESGEWLLEAVTAGARECGADVLDAGMVATPTLARAVGREDANAGVVVTASHNPPEDNGLKLWNPSGQAFDAAQCERIEGRIGSDEYDLGRWDEGGTRTIVEDATERHAEELVEAVGGAGSLDGLSVVVDLGNGAGGVTVTALERLGCDVEAMNADPDGSFPNRPSEPTAENCEGLCERVTETDADLGIAHDGDADRTMAVDERGRFVPKDVLLALFAREAASEGTRVAVPVDTSLVVEDELAKIGASVTHTKVGDVHVAERATEPDVVFGGEPSGAWIWPEETLCPDGPLAACKLAATVTKTPLSGLVDGVVSPHLRRENVETDRKEAVMDHVAAAVPEAYPEADLLTIDGVRVGFSDGWFLLRASGTQPLVRVTAESRREERAEELLAVALDLVDDALRSM